DNA sequence from the Ferviditalea candida genome:
CGGCGTCACAGTGATGATATTCGGCTGCCGGGTCATGACCAGACTAATCGGCATCGTTCCCGCTGCCGGATTGCCCAACGTCACCTTCAGCAAATCCTTGCGGGAAACAACCCCGAGAAGCAGCCCTTCGGCATCGGTGACGATCAGGCTTCCAACATTCTCCAGAAACAGCGTCACCACCGCATCATGTACGGTAGTCGTCTCCCTGACGATGACCGGCATGGCCTGAACGTCCTTGACTTTCAGATCCGACAGCAGATGGGACGATTTCCCTTCTTCGGAGATGACTTTCCCTGGAAAATATCCGACCTTGGGCTTTGCATCCAAATAACCCAACATGACAAGTATCGATAAGTCCGAGCGTATCGTCGGGCGGCTTAATCCTAATAAATCGGCAATTTGTTCGCCGGTAATGGGGGCATTGCCCTTCACGAGCTGAACAATTTCCGTCTGACGGGCGGATAATACGATGATCCCTCACTCCCTTACGGCAAAATGAACGGATATTGTCGAAATAAGGTTATGATTCTGTTATCATACCGCAAAACGGATGCATACGCCAGACCCTCTTGAGGCCTGTCGGACGCACCCGTTTGCAGACTCCTAGGATGTCGTCGCGACCTTATTTCGACCGTTTGCGGCTGTGCTTGCGGATCCGAATTCCAATTGCGCCTGAGCCGCTGCAATGCGGGCAAGCGGTACACGGTAAGGCGAGCAGCTCACGTAATCGAGTCCCGTCTTGTGGCAGAAGAAAATGGACTGTTTATCGCCTCCGTGCTCTCCGCATACTCCGGTCTTCAGTTCAGGCTTCACCGAACGGCCTTGCTTTACCGCCCAATCGATCAGCATGCCGACTCCATCCTCGTCCAGCACCTGAAACGGATTGGTCGAAAGCAGCTCATCCTCCAAATAATGGGTCAAAAACTTTCCTTCCGCGTCATCGCGGCTGTATCCAAACGTCATTTGCGTCAAATCGTTAGTTCCGAAAGAGAAGAAGTCGGCGTGTTGGGCAATTTTGGAAGCCGTCAACGCGGCCCTAGGCACCTCGATCATCGTGCCAATTTTATAGGGAATTGCCTCTTTCTCCTCGCCAAGCACCTCTTCCGCTTTGCGTTCAACCAATTCGCGCATCAATTTCAGTTCCTTCTCGTGTCCGACCAGCGGAATCATGATTTCCGGCAGCACCTCGATGCCCTCGCCGCGGCAGGTCAAAATCGCGCGGAAAATCGCCTCCGCCTGCATTTCGTAGATTTCGGGGAACAAGATACCCAGCCTGCAGCCGCGCTGACCCAGCATCGGGTTAAATTCATGCAGATTCCGAACCTTGCGGAGCAGCTGCTCCACGCGCTCCAGTTCCTTGACCGTTTCCTCGGTTTTCTGCGCATATTTCAATTCCACGGATTGTTGGATCAATTCTTCCATATCCGGCAAAAATTCATGCAGCGGCGGGTCCAGCAGCCGAATGGTTACCGGCAGTCCGTTCATGGCCCGGAAAATCCCTTCAAAATCGCCCTGCTGAAAAGGAAGCAGCTTATTTAATGCGATTCGGCGCTCATCCAATGTATCCGACAGGATCATTTCCTGCACAACAGAAAGCCGGTCCGCTCCGAAAAACATGTGCTCCGTGCGGCACAATCCGATGCCTTCCGCGCCAAATTCCCTGGCTTTGGCCGAATCCTCGGGGTTATCGGCGTTCGTGAAAATTTTCAGTTTGCGAATCGAATCCGCCCAAGCCAGCAGTTCGGAAAGCTCCTCCGAAATCTCCGGGTCCTTGAGCGACACCTCTCCGCGAATCACTCTTCCGCTCGCTCCGTCGATCGAAATCCAATCGCCCTCGCGAATCATTTGTCCGTCAACGGTAAACAACCCCGATTGAATGCGAATGTCTTCGCAGCCGCATACGCAAGGCTTGCCCATGCCTCTGGCGACCACGGCGGCATGGCTGGTCATTCCGCCCCGGCTTGTCAAAACGCCTTCCGCCGCAAGCACGCCGTGTATGTCTTCAGGAGTCGTTTCCATGCTGACCAGAATCACTCGCTTGCCGGAGCGTCCCCATTCCTCTGCGGTATCGGCGTCGAACACGACCTGCCCCGTCGCCGCCCCCGGTGACGCCGGAAGACCTGTAGCCAATACTTCCAGAGCCGCTTCCGTATCAATCGCCCGATGCAGCAGCTGGTCAAGATGACTGACCTCTATGCGCCGTATGGCTTCTCCGGGTGTGAGCACATTTTCGCGCACCAAATCTACGGCAATTTTCATTGCCGCCTGGGCCGTTCTTTTTCCGTTGCGTGTCTGTAAGATGAACAAACGACCTTTTTCCACCGTAAATTCGATATCCTGCATGTCTTTGTAGTGCTGTTCCAAACGCTGAGCCGTTGCCAGCAGCTGAGCGTATACCTCCGGCATTTCCATCTCCAGCTGCCTGATCGGCATCGGTGTTCTTACGCCGGAGACAACATCTTCTCCCTGGGCATTGATCAAATACTCGCCGAACAGCGACTTTTCACCCGTAGACGGATTTCTGGTAAAAACAACGCCTGTCCCGCTGTCATTGCCCAAGTTGCCGAAAACCATAGATTGAATATTTACCGCCGTACCCTGATGGTCCGGGATTTGATGCACCTTGCGGTACACTTTCGCGCGCTGGTTGTTCCAGGAACGAAAAACCGCTTCTACGGCCAAATTCAATTGGACATAGACGTCCTGCGGGAATTCTCTTCTCGTTTTTTCAAGGATCAGCGATTTGTATTGGCCGATCAGCTCCCGCCACTGTTCTTCTGAAACATCGCGGTCCTGCTCCAATCCATACTTTTCTTTCAGGCTGTGCAGCAGATTTTCGAAATAAATCCCTTCGACTCCAAACACGACGTTCCCAAACATCTGAATCAGCCTGCGGTAGCTGTCAAAGGCGAACTTGGCATTTTCCGTCGATTGCGCCAATCCCTGCACGGTTTTATCGTTCAACCCGAGATTCAGGATGGTATCCATCATGCCCGGCATCGAATTCACCGAACCGGAGCGGACGGAAACGAGGAGCGGACGATCCGGATTGCCGAATTCCTGCCTTTTTTTCTGCTCCAGCAGCCTAACGGCTTGTTTAATTTCATTAAATATTTCATCCGTTAATTGTCCGCCCTTTTCATAAAACTCGCGGCACGCATCTGTCGTCACGGTGAAGCCCGGAGGAACGGGCAGTCCCGCATTGGTCATCTCGGCCAAATTGGCTCCTTTTCCTCCCAATAGTTCCCGCATCCCGGCATTTCCTTCTTGGAAATGATATACCCGCTGGTTATTCACAGTCGAATTCCCCCTTTTTCGCTTCACCTTGCCGACACTCTTCTTTTTTGCATATGCCGTAGTAAACCGTCACTTTCTCAGTATCCACCGAATCGATAATTTCATTGCAGGTTTTGCACACGATCAAACCCATTTCGGTTACACTCCGACTTCGCACCATTCCCCTTCACTCCTTTGCTGGCGTTTCGAATGAACCATGCCGGCCAAATCGACCACCCTGCAAGCGTACCCCCATTCATTGTCATACCAAGCCAGCACTTTTACCTGGTTTCCGAAAGCCATCAGCGACAATCCGTCCACAATCGCCGATTTATCGTTACCCACGTAGTCGGAGGAAACCAAAGGCTCTTCATTAAATTCCACATAAGGCGCAAAGCTACCCTCGGAGGCTTTGCGAAACGCCTCTTTGAGCCGCTCGACGGTAACCGGTTCAGCCACTTCCGCAGTCAGATCGATCAGGGAAACATCAGGAGTCGGCACACGAAGCGACATCCCCTGTACGACCGGAGCCAGATGCGGCAGGACGTCCACCAGCGCCTCACGGACGCCTGTGGAAGTGGGGATGATCGAATTCACACAAGCCCGAGCCCTTCTTAAATCTTTGTGCGGATTATCCAGATGCCTTTGATCATTGGTGTAAGCGTGAACCGTCGTCATCCAGCCCTGACGGACCTTAAAAGCGTCATCCAAAATTTTCAGCACCGGAGAAAGACAGTTGGTGGTGCAGGAAGCTGCGGAAATCAGCTTGTGTTTCTCGGGATCATAAAGATGATCGTTTACTCCCATGACAACCGTCAGATCCATTTTTTTACCCGGAGCCGAAATGATGACATTCTCCGCTCCCCCTTTAAGATGCAACCCGGCTCCATCACGGTTGTTGAATTTCCCCGTGGCGTCGATAACCGTCTTTACTCCGTATGCCGCCCAAGGAATCTGTGCGGGATCCCTCTCATAAATCATTTTGATTATATGGCCGTTGATGATAAGTTGATCTTCTTCTGCCTGAATATCGGCTTTCCAGGTTCCATGAACGGTGTCATATTTCAACAGATGTGCAATGGTAGCGGCCGGATATGTTGAATTCACGGCTTTGACTGTCGCTGCAGTTGCCTCCGAATCGAACATTTTTCTCAAAACAAGTCTGCCTATTCTTCCCATTCCACTAATCCCAATGTACGCTTCCATTAGAAACCTCCCGAATGATTGCTTTTACTTACAACATATCATATTATTAAAATAGATACAATATTTAATGTGTCATATTTATTCAATATGACACATTATTTAATCCGTGGGGGAGGAATCGGCTTTGGAACGTGAATTGGCATTGGAAGTTGTCCGTGTAACCGAACTGGCGGCGCTCGCATCGGCAAGATGGATGGGCAGGGGCGACAAATACAGTGCGGATCAAGCGGCAACCGTTGCCATGCGCAGCATGTTCGACTCGGTGTCAATCAAAGGAACGGTTGTCATCGGTGAAGGAGAAATGGATGAGGCGCCGATGCTCTATATCGGAGAACAGGTCGGCAATCAGGACGGACCCGAGGTTGACGTTGCCGTCGATCCTCTGGAGGGTACGGAACTGGTCGTCAAAGGATTGAGCAATGCCCTCTCGGTCTTGGCGATCGCCAAAAAAGGGAACCTGCTTCACGCGCCGGACATGTATATGGATAAATTGGCATGCGGGCCGGATTTGGCTGGAAAATTAAGCTTGGACGATCCGCTGGAATTGACTCTGCAAAAAGCTTCGAAGCATCTCAATAAAAGCTTGTCGGACTTGACGGTAACCATTCTCGATCGCGAGCGGCATGACCATCTTGTGCATACGTTGCGATCCCTGGGCGTACGCATCAAATTCATCAGCGCCGGCGATGTTGCCGGCGCCATGGCTCCCGCTTTCCCGGAAACCGGCATCGACCTGTATATCGGTATCGGAGGGGCACCGGAGGGCGTGCTTGCCGCTGCGGCGCTGTCTTGTCTGGGCGGAGAGCTTCAGGGACGTCTTCTGCCGGCAAACGATGAGGAGTTTGACCGATGCGTCAAGATGGGCCTGGATGATCCGCGCAAACTCCTGACCATGCATGATATGGTCGGAGAGGAAGACGTCATATTCGCGGCGTCCGGCATCACACCCGGATCTTTCCTTGACGGTGTGAAATATTTATCGGGTCAGCGCGCGGAAACCCATTCGCTCGTCATGCGGTCGAAAACCAGGACGATCCGGTTCATCAAGACGCTTCACTACTTGCCGAACAAGCCGTTCTCAAGCATTATATAAACCGCTCAAGTGATGCGGAAGACCGTCAGGGAATCACCTGACGGTCTTTCTCCATCCAACCGGAACCATATGTCTTCCAATCAGATTTCCTGCGCGGTCTTCAATTCGGAATTCAAGATATTTCGTTTCCAATAAAATTTGTCCATAATCATTTCGATAAACGGCTCCACGATCTCCGGATCAAATTGCGTTCCGGAATGCATGCGAATTTCAGAAAATGCTTCATCGAATGATTTTGTCTTTTGGTAAGGCCTTTCCGTAGTCATGGCATCGAAGGAATCGATTACCGTGAGAATCCTCGCCAGCTTTGGAATCTCGTTGCTGTGCAAGCCATGCGGATATCCCATTCCGTCATATCGTTCGTGATGAAGCTCAATGAGCGGAATCAAATGCTTCAGCCTTTGGTTCGTGGATGCGATCTCCTTGCCCCAAAGCACATGCTTCTTTACGATCTCCCATTCTTCGGAGGTGAGCTTGCCCTTCTTATTGAGAATATCGCGCGGGATTTCCAGCTTCCCAATATCATGGAACAATGCGCCCAGAGTAAGCATTTTCCTTTCATAATCGTTCAGACCGATTTTTTCGCTCATCTCTACGGCATATTCAAAAACGCGTTTGCTGTGCTGGTAGGTATAC
Encoded proteins:
- a CDS encoding helix-turn-helix transcriptional regulator; the protein is MIVLSARQTEIVQLVKGNAPITGEQIADLLGLSRPTIRSDLSILVMLGYLDAKPKVGYFPGKVISEEGKSSHLLSDLKVKDVQAMPVIVRETTTVHDAVVTLFLENVGSLIVTDAEGLLLGVVSRKDLLKVTLGNPAAGTMPISLVMTRQPNIITVTPEDTVLDAGRKMLSHQVDSFPVVQKVDGQHGSDKMEVVGRITKTTMVKVLVDYAFHAEY
- the ppdK gene encoding pyruvate, phosphate dikinase — encoded protein: MNNQRVYHFQEGNAGMRELLGGKGANLAEMTNAGLPVPPGFTVTTDACREFYEKGGQLTDEIFNEIKQAVRLLEQKKRQEFGNPDRPLLVSVRSGSVNSMPGMMDTILNLGLNDKTVQGLAQSTENAKFAFDSYRRLIQMFGNVVFGVEGIYFENLLHSLKEKYGLEQDRDVSEEQWRELIGQYKSLILEKTRREFPQDVYVQLNLAVEAVFRSWNNQRAKVYRKVHQIPDHQGTAVNIQSMVFGNLGNDSGTGVVFTRNPSTGEKSLFGEYLINAQGEDVVSGVRTPMPIRQLEMEMPEVYAQLLATAQRLEQHYKDMQDIEFTVEKGRLFILQTRNGKRTAQAAMKIAVDLVRENVLTPGEAIRRIEVSHLDQLLHRAIDTEAALEVLATGLPASPGAATGQVVFDADTAEEWGRSGKRVILVSMETTPEDIHGVLAAEGVLTSRGGMTSHAAVVARGMGKPCVCGCEDIRIQSGLFTVDGQMIREGDWISIDGASGRVIRGEVSLKDPEISEELSELLAWADSIRKLKIFTNADNPEDSAKAREFGAEGIGLCRTEHMFFGADRLSVVQEMILSDTLDERRIALNKLLPFQQGDFEGIFRAMNGLPVTIRLLDPPLHEFLPDMEELIQQSVELKYAQKTEETVKELERVEQLLRKVRNLHEFNPMLGQRGCRLGILFPEIYEMQAEAIFRAILTCRGEGIEVLPEIMIPLVGHEKELKLMRELVERKAEEVLGEEKEAIPYKIGTMIEVPRAALTASKIAQHADFFSFGTNDLTQMTFGYSRDDAEGKFLTHYLEDELLSTNPFQVLDEDGVGMLIDWAVKQGRSVKPELKTGVCGEHGGDKQSIFFCHKTGLDYVSCSPYRVPLARIAAAQAQLEFGSASTAANGRNKVATTS
- a CDS encoding GapA-binding peptide SR1P; translation: MVRSRSVTEMGLIVCKTCNEIIDSVDTEKVTVYYGICKKEECRQGEAKKGEFDCE
- the gap gene encoding type I glyceraldehyde-3-phosphate dehydrogenase, which codes for MEAYIGISGMGRIGRLVLRKMFDSEATAATVKAVNSTYPAATIAHLLKYDTVHGTWKADIQAEEDQLIINGHIIKMIYERDPAQIPWAAYGVKTVIDATGKFNNRDGAGLHLKGGAENVIISAPGKKMDLTVVMGVNDHLYDPEKHKLISAASCTTNCLSPVLKILDDAFKVRQGWMTTVHAYTNDQRHLDNPHKDLRRARACVNSIIPTSTGVREALVDVLPHLAPVVQGMSLRVPTPDVSLIDLTAEVAEPVTVERLKEAFRKASEGSFAPYVEFNEEPLVSSDYVGNDKSAIVDGLSLMAFGNQVKVLAWYDNEWGYACRVVDLAGMVHSKRQQRSEGEWCEVGV
- the glpX gene encoding class II fructose-bisphosphatase; translated protein: MERELALEVVRVTELAALASARWMGRGDKYSADQAATVAMRSMFDSVSIKGTVVIGEGEMDEAPMLYIGEQVGNQDGPEVDVAVDPLEGTELVVKGLSNALSVLAIAKKGNLLHAPDMYMDKLACGPDLAGKLSLDDPLELTLQKASKHLNKSLSDLTVTILDRERHDHLVHTLRSLGVRIKFISAGDVAGAMAPAFPETGIDLYIGIGGAPEGVLAAAALSCLGGELQGRLLPANDEEFDRCVKMGLDDPRKLLTMHDMVGEEDVIFAASGITPGSFLDGVKYLSGQRAETHSLVMRSKTRTIRFIKTLHYLPNKPFSSII